One window from the genome of Salisaeta longa DSM 21114 encodes:
- the gyrA gene encoding DNA gyrase subunit A, which translates to MEADNSRIIPINIEEEMKSSYIDYSMSVIVSRALPDVRDGLKPVHRRVLYGMHDLGLTAGAAYKKSARIVGEVLGKYHPHGDSSVYDTLVRLAQDFSMRYPLVDGQGNFGSIDGDSAAAMRYTEARMTKLAEELLRDLGKETVNTQENFDGSLEEPTVLPAAFPNMLVSGADGIAVGMATKIPPHNLGEAIDATVAYIDNPECSIEDLMAHCPAPDFPTGGIIYGYKGVHDAYHTGRGRVIMRAKMHEEEIRKGRQALVITEIPYQVNKSNELERIAKRVRDDKIEGISDLRDESDRDGMRIVVELKQNAVPDVVKNQIYKHSRLQDTFGVNMVALVNGRPRVLNLKQAIQHYVEHRHEIVVRRTRYDLDKAQARAHTLAGLTRALDNLDAVIAIVRHSPDSDAARENLMRGVYPDTLSDADLEDLGVSLAPPHTRPDRNENALMHRPDEGWMTEEQARAILRLTLNRLTGMEREKIVAEYDDILGEIDRLQTILDSRERRLAIVREELLEVKDRFNDERRTAIDYTGGDIIMEDLIEREHVVVTLTHQGLTKRTSLDVYRAQGRGGVGLKATGRRDDDYIEHLFVTHSHDMLLFFTDHGQCYWLRVFEIPEGSRTAKGRSIRNLIDIAPDDRVRAVLSVSKDDFEDDDFLNSHYVLMATRKGQVKKSVLEAFSRPRTNGIIAISIDEDDQLIEAALTGGDNTVVVGSSGGRAVHFHEDDVRPTGRNTRGVRGITLGDDERMVGMVSVAPDMREALDILAVGANGYGKRTALTEYRTQSRGGKGLITMKTTNRTGPLVALKGVTDDEDLMVITENGIMIRTGVEGISTMGRNTQGVRIINLKSKDAIADITRVVVEEEADGAEETADERAADEDTDPTVAVDTPTNGQSPEA; encoded by the coding sequence ATGGAAGCGGACAACTCCCGCATCATTCCGATCAACATCGAGGAGGAAATGAAATCCTCCTACATCGACTATTCGATGTCGGTGATTGTGAGCCGCGCCCTGCCCGACGTGCGCGACGGCCTGAAGCCGGTGCACCGGCGCGTGCTGTACGGCATGCACGACCTGGGCCTTACCGCCGGCGCGGCCTACAAAAAGAGCGCGCGCATCGTGGGCGAGGTACTCGGAAAGTATCATCCACACGGCGACTCGTCGGTGTACGATACGCTCGTACGGCTGGCCCAGGACTTCTCGATGCGCTATCCGCTGGTGGATGGCCAGGGCAACTTTGGCTCGATCGACGGCGACTCGGCAGCGGCGATGCGCTACACCGAGGCCCGCATGACCAAGCTGGCCGAGGAGCTGCTGCGCGACCTGGGCAAGGAAACCGTCAACACGCAGGAAAACTTCGACGGCTCGCTCGAAGAACCCACCGTGCTGCCGGCCGCCTTCCCCAACATGCTCGTGAGCGGCGCCGATGGCATTGCCGTGGGCATGGCCACCAAAATTCCGCCGCATAACCTGGGCGAGGCCATCGATGCCACGGTGGCCTACATCGACAACCCGGAGTGCTCCATCGAGGATCTGATGGCGCATTGCCCGGCGCCCGACTTCCCCACCGGCGGCATCATCTACGGCTACAAGGGCGTGCACGATGCCTACCACACCGGCCGCGGCCGCGTCATCATGCGGGCCAAGATGCACGAGGAGGAAATCCGTAAGGGCCGCCAAGCCCTCGTCATCACCGAAATTCCGTACCAGGTTAACAAGAGCAACGAGCTGGAGCGCATTGCCAAGCGCGTGCGCGATGACAAGATTGAAGGCATCTCTGACCTGCGCGACGAGAGCGACCGCGACGGCATGCGCATCGTGGTGGAGCTGAAGCAAAACGCGGTGCCCGATGTCGTCAAGAACCAAATCTACAAGCACTCGCGCCTGCAAGACACCTTTGGCGTGAACATGGTGGCGCTCGTCAACGGCCGCCCGCGCGTGCTCAACCTCAAGCAGGCGATTCAGCACTACGTGGAGCACCGCCACGAGATTGTGGTGCGCCGTACGCGCTACGACCTCGACAAGGCGCAGGCTCGGGCCCACACGCTGGCCGGCCTCACGCGGGCGCTCGATAACCTCGACGCCGTCATCGCGATTGTGCGACACTCGCCGGATTCCGACGCGGCCCGCGAGAACCTGATGCGCGGCGTGTATCCCGACACGCTCTCCGATGCCGATTTGGAGGACCTGGGCGTCTCCCTCGCCCCGCCGCACACGCGCCCGGACCGCAACGAAAATGCCCTCATGCACCGTCCCGACGAGGGATGGATGACCGAGGAGCAAGCCCGCGCCATCCTTCGCCTTACGCTCAACCGCCTCACCGGCATGGAGCGGGAGAAGATCGTGGCCGAGTACGACGACATCCTGGGCGAGATCGACCGGCTGCAAACAATCTTGGACAGCCGCGAGCGGCGCCTGGCCATCGTCCGCGAAGAGCTGCTGGAGGTGAAGGACCGCTTCAACGACGAGCGCCGCACCGCCATCGACTATACCGGTGGCGACATCATCATGGAGGACCTGATTGAGCGCGAGCACGTGGTGGTTACGCTCACGCATCAGGGCCTCACCAAGCGCACCAGCCTCGACGTCTACCGGGCGCAGGGCCGCGGCGGCGTGGGCCTGAAGGCCACCGGACGCCGCGACGACGACTACATCGAGCATCTGTTCGTGACGCACTCGCACGACATGCTCCTCTTCTTTACCGACCACGGCCAGTGCTACTGGCTCCGTGTGTTTGAAATCCCGGAAGGCAGCCGCACCGCCAAAGGCCGCTCCATCCGCAACCTCATCGACATTGCGCCCGACGACCGCGTGCGGGCGGTGCTGTCCGTGAGCAAAGACGACTTCGAGGACGACGACTTCCTTAACAGCCACTACGTCCTCATGGCCACCCGCAAAGGGCAGGTCAAGAAGTCGGTGCTTGAAGCCTTCAGCCGGCCGCGTACCAACGGCATCATCGCCATCTCGATCGACGAAGACGATCAGCTCATTGAGGCCGCGCTCACCGGCGGCGACAACACCGTGGTGGTAGGATCCTCTGGCGGGCGGGCGGTGCATTTCCACGAAGACGATGTGCGCCCCACCGGCCGCAACACCCGCGGCGTGCGGGGCATCACCCTGGGCGACGACGAACGAATGGTGGGGATGGTCTCCGTGGCGCCCGACATGCGCGAGGCGCTCGACATTTTAGCTGTGGGCGCCAACGGCTACGGCAAACGTACGGCCCTCACGGAGTACCGCACCCAAAGCCGGGGCGGCAAGGGCCTCATCACCATGAAGACGACCAACCGCACCGGTCCGCTCGTGGCCCTGAAAGGCGTGACCGACGACGAAGACCTGATGGTGATCACCGAAAACGGCATCATGATTCGCACCGGCGTGGAGGGCATCTCCACCATGGGGCGCAACACGCAGGGCGTGCGCATCATCAACCTGAAGTCGAAGGATGCCATTGCCGACATCACCC
- a CDS encoding SufE family protein, which translates to MPSIDDIAAPFEMVNRDMRIELLLEYADKLPPLPPDYEEMRNAGLNMVHECQSPVFLRPEVRDGTVRVNAYAPREAPTARAFVSILHDAFDGEPPATLLNAPDDLLDRLGLRALLGARRLQGLSAIYQRLRQAVRAHVDQAAPDAS; encoded by the coding sequence ATGCCTTCGATAGACGACATTGCGGCCCCATTTGAGATGGTAAACCGCGACATGCGCATTGAGCTGCTGTTGGAGTACGCCGATAAGCTGCCGCCGCTGCCGCCCGATTACGAGGAAATGCGCAACGCCGGGCTCAACATGGTGCACGAGTGCCAGTCGCCCGTCTTTTTACGGCCCGAGGTGCGCGATGGCACCGTCCGCGTCAATGCCTACGCGCCCCGCGAGGCCCCCACCGCCCGCGCGTTCGTCTCCATCCTGCACGACGCCTTCGATGGCGAGCCGCCGGCCACCCTCCTCAACGCGCCCGATGACCTGCTCGACCGCCTCGGCCTGCGCGCGCTGCTGGGCGCGCGGCGCCTCCAGGGCTTGTCGGCCATCTATCAGCGGCTGCGCCAGGCGGTGCGCGCGCACGTCGACCAGGCCGCACCGGACGCCTCCTAA